ATATGTTGAAGATATGGGGGTTGCCTGTAAAGTCGTCTGTGATTACCCCAAGAACAAGGAACGAGGAAAACCCACCATTATGGGGACCATTCTACTTGCAGATTCTCAAACGGGTGAGCTTAAGGCAATCATGGATGGAACCAGCTTGACAGCTCTCAGAACCGGTGCCTTGGGCGCAGTTGCTGCGAAGTACTTGGCACGTGAAGATGCAGAAACAGTGGGTGTAATCGGTTGTGGTGTTCAGGGTCGAAAACAGCTGGACGGCTTGGCGAAGGTTCGAGATTTGACTGCCGTCAAAGTTTTCGATTTGAATAGCGATGTGATGAGCCAGTTCATTGAAGACATGTCGTATCTGGAAGCTGAGATAGTAGAATCCGATGCAACTGAAGCTCAAGTAGCTGATATTGTGGTAGCTGCTACCCCCTCGAAAACACCAGTTATCAATGGTGAGATAGTCAATCCTGGCACTCATGTTACCTCGATAGGAGCTCACACACCAGATGCGAGAGAGGTAGATGATGATTTCATCGATGTATCCAAAATTGTTATCGATTCACCAGATGCCAAGAAATCGGGTGATATCAAAGCCTATCATGGCGAACTGATTGAAATCAAAGAGGTACTCACGGGCACAAAGGTGAGAACATCTCGTGAGGATATCACGTTTTTCAAATCTGTTGGAACGGCGCTGCAAGACATTGCCGTCGCCAGCTTAGCCTATGAGAAGGCTTTGGAAAAGGAACGTGGGATGAAAACCGCTATCTAATTGATGGTTTGCATGTTTCAAGACCTCGGAAATTAAAAATATCACGGGGAGTATTTTTTGATTCCGTTAGATCTCACAGCATTTGTCTTTTTAGCCATTTATCATGCAAGAATCGGCCATAACGATATAAGGGGAGTTTTGCGCGTCCTTTATATTGGGTCAATTCAAAATGAAATTAGGGCATAAATTGAGTATTGAAAAAATCAAGAAGAAACTGTTGAAATCGGATGATAATCTCAAAAATTCTGAGATTCAAGACCCCATAGAGCTGGCACTGCATGGTAAGAAGTTCACAGAAATCAGTTTGGAAGATATCGAGAGGGTCAGCGAGAATGAACAATCCAAGTACACCGAGAATTCTTCTTGACACTTCTTTTCTGTTGCCAACCTTGGGCTTTGATGTTAGTAGTCAATCAGTATATGCTGCACCGGAGACGATTGCCCATTCTAACATAGAGCCTCATTACTGTGATATGAATCTCTTGGAAGCCTCGTGGCAAGCTGTGAGAGCCTTAAAACGAAATGAATTTGATAGGAATACATTCAGAGATGGTCTTCAATCAATTGAAAACGGCGAAAGATATCATGAAATAGAGACAACTGCAAAGGCCTATGAAATCGTAATAGACCTGTATTCTCTGGTCATGTAGATATGATAGACAATCTTCTTTATTCAATCGCGGTTTTATCTAATCTCCACTTTTTAACGCTGGATTCCCCATTCGTCGACTTTCTTCGAAAGAACGGACTCCATGAAATCATTATTACAGTAGACGAGCTTCATTCTAATTTGACAGGATGAAAGAGCAGTTGAGTTTAATGCGAGCATTGGGGAGGATTCCTAGTAGGTTCTGTAATATACCATGATAACAGAAACCCTGATTTCAATTGCTAGGAAATCTGGGTCGAATCTGATTGATGAAAAGCCCTACGAGGGGAGAGAAACTAGAGCAAAAACTCAAACTACTCTATTATCTATTAATCTAGCTCGAAATGAATCTTCGATGGTAATTGTCACAATTCTATAGTCTCTATGTTTCTTTGCTGCTGGACAAAACACTGTATTAATCATGTGTGATTGCCTGTTGTTTCAAGTTTCGGGGAGTATACTTCTTTGTTGACTATACTTTCTCCATTTGTCTAGCACAAATCCTTAAATTCATACGTATATACGTATATACGTATGGCTAAACGAAGGAAAGTAACTTTGAGTCTGGACAAGGACATAGTTGCAAAGATAAGAGATGAATTACCCACTAATAGAAGCCTAAGTAGTGTCGTCGAGGAGTCCTTGGAGAGTATGTCATCAACTATGTATCTAGAACACCTAGGTTCTGTTCTAGACATTGATGCGAAAATTATGTCGCAAGAAGATATTATTAGCATGAGACAGAAAGGCGCGAAGGCGGAAATGCTTATTCGGGAGTTAAGAGATGAAGCATAGATGACTAAGAGCGTTTACCTTGATACGAGTGCACTTGTAAAGAGGTTTCTCGAAGAAGAAGGCACACAAATCGTAGACTCGCTTTTTGATCGGTGTTATGATGAAGAACTGAGACTGGTTCTCTCCCAGTTCAATTTGGGCGAAGCTGCAGTGGTCTTTAACAAGTATGAGAACCGAGATATCATACCCCATGCAGAGGAATCATTCCAGGTACTTTACAATGAATTACGCCTGCTTAGCAAACTCGGTTCAGCCCGCATAGTTCCATTACTGGGTAAGACAATCAATGATAGCATCCCATTGATTTTCAAATATGATTTGTATATTGCTGACGCCATTCAGATTAAGACTTGCGTGCAACAAGAATGCAGTTGCTTTGCTACATTCGATAGGAAACTGCAGAATGTAGCTGAAGCCGAAGGCCTTAACCTCTTGGAATGAAAACGGAATAGAACCCCTCAGTTCATTTCTTTGGCATATTGAAGTGAGTCTTTATTCAGGGAGAACCTGTTGTTGCCCCTCAAACCCCTCATCAAATCGACATGAAACAGGTATTCATTTCAATCCCGATGTACAATTTATTGAACGCGGTGTTCAAAACGTAGAGTCTTATTTGTAATTGCAGTACTATTCGTAGGTGTTGAGCTTGAAACACTATGAAACAGGTTTGGGAAAAGCCGTTGTTGCATCCGTAATTGTGGGAGTAGTTGTTATCGCTGGTTTCCTTGCTGTAAGCTACCTACTACCTGGTGGTGAAACACCTCCGAATGGGCCTACAGGTCCTGACGGCGGTTTTGGTACAAGGGCTGCAGAGTATCTCAACAGCCGCCGCGATGATGTTGCATTCTACTGGATGTGCAACTCTTCTTTTGTAAATGAGCGTCTCACTCAATACTATCAAGAGACTGAACCAGATGCTTTCGTTGACGGTGTTCGGATGATCAAGAATCAAGAAGTCGGGACAATCGAAGTCTTATTTGCACCATACAGCGCTAACCTGACAGGAACTGGTCAAGTCTCACTCGATGATTGGGCAAGTATGAGCGGATCGCTTGTGGACGATGCAATTGGTCAAATGTCTGATGCTGAAAGTCACCCTGACCATTTCCCCTCAACATGGCCGATAGACTTCTACGTTAGTATTTTCTTCGATGATAACACGTTCTTCTATATCGGGTACACTGAAGCGGATCAGATGGTCTTCTTGCAGAACGGAACATGGAGCGGCCAATTCACTGAATATGGCCATCCAGAGACTACAGGATATGCTGATACTGGATATTGGTTGGACGCCAACGGACTGATGACTGCTGCAATAGATGAATTCTATGAAGTAATTACTGAGAACGTTGCGTATCCAGAGTAAAGGATTAATGAGAAGAGAGCCCTTTATGTCCGGGTTCTCTTCTCATCCCAGAAATAGGGTGACTCCAATGGCGATTGAAGCAGAGGAACAAGAGCTTGTCAGTAAGATGCTGAAGGGTAGAACCATGCGGGTCTACTCGCTTTTGTTGACCAATGACAAACTGGGTGTCCGTGAGATTCAGAGAACCTTAGGATTTTCCAGTCCGAGTCTCGCGTTACACCACCTGACCAAGTTATGTGACTTGGATCTCGTTGACAAGAACGAGCATGGCGAGTACTTTGCAACGGAGATTGTCAAAGTAGGTTCTTTATCTCTCTTTGTGAGAATTGGGAAAGCTTTGTTGCCACGGTTTGTTTTCCTTGCAACTCTATTCGTGGGTGCACTCATCGCTTACAGCATGTTATTCATACAGTGGCCATTGACTGGGGGAGATGTCATGTTCATTGGCGTTTGCGTTGTTGCATTGATTGTTGTGATGTACGAAAGCCGAAGAATTTGGCTTTTGGCTCCTTTCTAGTCAATCTTGACGATTGCTTAATTGTGTGGATTATCATCTGTTTGACCTTCGTACTCGTCAAGTATTTCAAATTCATTGCAACTCTATTCGCGGATGCACTCATCACTTACAGTGTGTTATTCATACAGTGGCCATTGAATAGAGGAGCCAAGAAGACGGGCCGAAAAAGGCTATTCTTCTTGTTCTGACTTGTCGATGATTGGAATAAGCCCCTTCCTCTGTAGAGGTGCTGAGATTCTATTCCTCGCCTTTTCATTCTCTTCCTTGATTCTGTCGATACCAATCTCCTCAAGGCTCTGATTCAGCTCTTTCATTGTTCTTGCAAAGATAAGTCCCTCAGCAGCGGAGATCTCCTTCCATAGGAATCTCTCGGTGCTGATTCCTGCTCCTTCAAGCACCCTCTGGTAGCGTTGGAACCTCTCATACGCGATGATATTTCCGCTGATGTAGTGACAATCTGTGGGTCTGTGGCATGCACCCACCATGACTGCCCCAGCGCCAAGTCTGAAGGCCTCTGCTACAAAATCCGTGTCCACCCTGCCGGAGCACATCACTCTGATGATTCGTGAATTCGGGGGATAGGTGAACCTGCTTGTTCCTGCAAGGTCAGACCCTCCGTAACAGCACCAATTGCAGGCAAAGACCAGAATCTTCTCTTCGGGCTTGTCCTCCAGTGCCGCTCTGATTTGTGAGAAAATCATGGAATCGGTGAAGTGCATTTGGTCAATGGCATCGTGGAGACAAGACGCAACACATGTACCGCAACCATGACAATTGGCTACGTTGATGACCGCAGCCTTACCGTCTTCTGCTGTGATGGCGAAGTAGGGGCATTTATCGACACAGATGCCACAATCATGCTCGAGATTCTTGCATCTCTCTGGGTTAACAACTGCAACAATGGGTTCAATTTCGACAGTGTCTTTCGACAGAATGGTTGCAGCACGCGACGCTGCACCGCTACCAGCTGATACTGAGTATGGTATATCTTTGAGACCCTGACAGGCACCGGACAGGGTAATTCCGTCCACAGGTGTATCAAGGGGCTTGAGCTTCGGATGTGCTTCCATGAAGAATCCGTCAGCGCTTCTGGTGATATGGAGTTTCGCGCCAAGATCTGCAGTCCCAAAGCTTGGCTCACCAGCAGTTGCTAGGACTAGCAGGTCGACCTCAACTTGCACCTCCCTTCCCAGTAATATGTCTTCAGAACGAACAATGAGATTTTTGGTTTCCGGATCCTCGATGACCTCATATGGTCTACCCTTTATGAAGGTGAAGCCGGCATCTCTCCCTCTTGTATAAAATTCCTCATATCCCTTCCCAGACGTCCTGATGTCGATATACCATATGAATATCTCAGTGTCGGGCTCATGTTCCTTAATCAAGATAGAATTCTTCAAAGTATACATGCAGCAAACGTTGGAGCAATACTCGTATTTATTGACATCTCGAGATCCCACACATTGGATGAAACCCACACGACGAGGATGTTTACCATCAGATCTGCGAATTACTTCGCCTCCTGTGGGTCCCCCCGCACAAATGAGTCGCTCTATTTCAAGGGCGGTTAAGACATTCTCGAATTTCCCGTAACCATAATACCCTTCTTGCGCCGCTTCAGATTCTCCACCTCTGACAGGCTCATACATGGAGTGATAGCCTGTAGCCACGGTGATAGTTCCCACCTCAACTTCGATTTCTTCAGCTTGCTGCTCGAGGTCGATGGCTTGCCGTTCGCCGCAGGCATCAACACATTTGTAACACTCGATGCAGTGATCACGGTTTATCGTGTACACGAGTGGAACTGCTTGGGGGAAGGGTACAGAAATGGCCTTTCGTGTTCCGAGGTTCTGTTCCCATGCATTGGGGTACTCGATTGGGCAGACCTCAGAGCACTCACCACAGCCGGTGCAGTTATCTTGGATGACGTACCGCGGATTCTTTCGAATTTTGACCTTGAAGTTGCCAACGTATCCGTCTACCTCTATAATATCAGCAAACGAGATGATTTCGATGTTGGAGTGTCGTCCCGCCTCGACCATCTTCGGCCCCTCGATGCAGATTGAACAGTCTAGTGTGGGGAAGGTCTTGTCGAGCTGAGCCATGTGACCACCAATGCTCTCGTCACGTTCGACTAGATATGTCTTGTACCCCATATTGGCAAGGTCAAGAGCGGCATGGATTCCGGAAACTCCCCCTCCGATTACCATGGCCTTATCTGTAACAGGCACTTCAAATTTCTGCAGAGGCACGGTAAGTGCAGCCTTGACAACTGCCATTTTTATGATTTCTTTCGCTTTTTGCAGAGAGGCCTCGGTCTCCTCGTGACACCATGAGCAGTGTTCTCTGATATTGGCCATAATGAAATTGAACGCGTTCATTCCTGCCTCCGAGACCGTGACCCTAAAGGTGGGTTCGTGCATCCGAGGCGAACATGCGGCGACCACCATCTTGTCAAGTTTGTGGTCCCTAATCCCTTCGCGAATCTCCTTTTGACCGGGATCAGCACAGGCGTATCGGTTCTGTTTGACATATACCACCGAGTCAAGCGTTTTGGCATATTCTTCTAACGCGTCAATGTCCAGAGTGCCAGCTATGTTGGAACCGCAGTGACAAATGAAGACACCGATTCGGGGTTTTTCCACTACAGATGTCACTTGATTCTGCTCGGTCTGTGTGTCAGTCAATTTTGATCGCTTTCCTCCCCTATGTTTCGTCGTTTCATAGCGTTGGCAACTTTGCTTGTTCTTTTCGTACGAAGTTCGCGATCGAAGGCATCAGAGGTTGCCAGTTTCTCTAGCGCTTTGTTCCACGCCCCAGACTTGACAGGGCTATGGCGAACTGATGTCCGTGTAACAATCAACGCCTCCTCTGGCTTTGGGCAGACTTGGACGCATGCCTCACAGTAAACACAGTACTTCTCTAGGGGATAGACATTTCCGTCTCCGTCCAGTTCCAACGCCTCTACAGGACACACATCTAGGCAGCTTTTACAGCCTTCAGGACACTTCTCCTGATTGATGCTGATGGAGCCCAAGAATATCGGACTAACAAGAATTGCGCCTTCTGTCCTGTCTTCACAGATTCTGCAACAGGGACATGATTTCTCATCGATGACTAGTTTTCCATCTTCTACTGAGATTAGATTCAACGGACACAACTCTTCTGTCCTTTCTAAGTATGGAGGTATCCTCTCTTTATTGACCCTGATATCGCGAACATAATGAGGGAAACTCTCTGTTTCGTGGACACACACGATTGGCTCACCGTTGATTGTATGTTCGATTGCACCAAACGGACACATTGCTTCGCAAATGCCGCAGTGGTCGCAGAGATGTTCGTCAATATTAAGAATCGACGTTTGCGCAACCTCTTCGCCGTTTACTATTGTCTTCTCTCTGTCAACAAGAGAAATCGCGCTTCTATGGCAAATCGATTCACAAACGCCACATCCTCTACACTTTTCTCTGTCCACAATCAGCAGGAAGCTTTTTGTGTAAAGCCCTCGTTCGATGACCAAAGCATTATGAGTTTCTGTCTTCTCCAGTCTTAATGGCACATGTCTATACTTCCTCTATCGTCTTGCTATGTTGTTACCAAGATGCGTTTTGTCATGTCACATATATTAAATCTGCTTTTTTAGGAAAGCAGAAACTTGGTGGGAATCTCATGTTTGGATAGACCACCTCCATGTTTCTTACATACCTCATCGACCGACTTCTGAGAGTTCTTTAACGGATTGACACAAATCTGACTCTCTTATTGGAAATTATAGCTAGAAAATGAGGGGAATTGCGTATTCCTAGATTCTATGGAATCGGCTACTCGTCTTCTCGACTGTCCTAGGTTAATCGATCTGGTCGTAAGTGGAAAGGTCTCAATACCTTTATCAGTAGTTGATTCATTCTGACGCTTAGTTATATAAATCGGACTGGCTGAGAGTGGATAGCTTGAAAGGATATGCGAACAATATCTTGTACATCAACTTGCGTACTGGAAAAACAAAGACCGAACCATTAGGGGAGGAGATGGCCAGGAAGTTCCTTGGTGGTGCAGGATTCGGTATCAAAATGATCACTGATTATCAGCGGCCTACCACAGATGCCTTTGATTCGGAGAATCCTATAGTATTCTCATGTGGTACCTTTTGTGGTATGATGGTTCCTGGAAGCGCCAGCAAGTGGGGTGTCGCTGCAAAATCGCCCCAATCACAGGGACTTGGTGAGTCATATTCAACCGGATTCTTTGGCGCTGAACTACGGAGAGCTGGATATGACATTGTCATGGTGACGGGAAAGGCTGAGCGGCCGTCATATCTCTACTTAGAGGATGACAGCGTCCAAATCCTCGACGCCAGCCACTTGTGGGGTAAACATAACTGGGACACGGAGGACGCAATCAAATCAGACCTAGGGGATCCTGGGGTGAGAGTAGCATCGATAGGTCCAGCAGGAGAGAACCTCGTCCGCTTTTCAGCTATCATTAATGACCGGCTGAGAGCAGCCGGGCGCACAGGAATGGGCGCGGTAATGGGGTCTAAGAACCTCAAGGCTGTCGCAGTGAGAGGCTTCAATGATGTAGAAGTCGCTGATATTGATGGCTTCAAAGAGTTGGCGCTTGAGATTTATGAGAAGTCAAGGGGACCCGCTACAGAGAAGTACCGAGGTCTTGGTACTGCGGCCAACGTTCTGACACTAAACAAGCAGGCTGCTATCCCTACGAGAAACTGGCAAGATGCAGTATTTGAGAAGGCAGATAAGATAAGTGGAGAGGCTCTCAATGAAATGTATGTTGAGAAAATACAGGGCTGCGATAGCTGTGGAATGCGCTGCGAGCATGTTGGTGTGGTAAGAGAAGGCCCATTCAAAGGTGCAATCGGTCGTGTCGAATATGAGCCAACCTATGCTTTTGGTTCGTGTACAGGTGTTGACAGACCCGATGCCATCATTCGAGCTGTACAGCTCTCTGACTTATACGGTACAGATGCTCTGTCAACAGGTGTTGTGGTTGCATTCGCCATGGAAGCATACGAGAAGGGAATAATCACCAAGAAAGACACAGGTGGTATAGAGCTCGAGTTCGGTAACGCCGAGGGTATGTGTGACATGATAAAGAAGATTGCTCTTAGAGAAGACATAGGGGATCTCTTGGCTGAAGGTGTTGAACGTGCAGCCGCTAAGCTAGGAAAAGGTTCAGAGAAGTTCGCCATGCATATCAAAGGTGTGGAAATGACTGGGTATGATGTGCGGGGCCTCAAGACCTGCGCTCTAGGTTATGCTGTGTCACGCAGAGGGGCCGACCATCAACGACATGGTGCCTACGGGCCCGATTTGAAAGGTACAGTCGACCGTTTCAAGGCTGAGAAAGGAAGGGGTGAACTTGTCATGGATGGAGAAGACCTCTATAGCGTCATCGATTCCCTCATAATTTGCAAGTTCTCCAGAGGGATATGGGACTACGACAGTTATGCCAAGATGTACACTCTGGCTACTGGGATTCCAATGACTGCAGAGGAAATGCGACGCTGTGGCGAGAGAATTAGCAACTTGGCCAAAATCTATAATCTCCGGGAGGGCATCGGTCGTGAGAAGGACACACTGCCCATCCGATGCATGACTGATCCAATCAAGTCGGGAATTGCAAAGGGTTCCCTAGTCACTCAGGAGGAACTGGATCTTCTTCTTGATGACTATTATGAAACACGGGGTTGGTCAAAAGAAGGTATCCCATCGGAAACCAAGCTCAAGGAGTTAGGACTTGAGAATTATACCGAGCACCTGAAAGGCTTGAGAGGCACAGACACCAAGAAGAAGACCACGAAGAAGGATTGATGGAGGCAACAGAATGGCGAAAGTAAACAAGTTTGTGAGTTGTGACCCAGATCTCTGCACTGGTTGTACTGTCTGTGAATATGCATGTTCTCTTGAGAAGGACGGGGTCTTCAATCCCATTAGGTCTCGGATTAGGGCCGTTCGTGTCTATCCGAGCGGCAATCTCGCGATAGCTTGCAGAATGTGCGAAGACGCTCCTTGTGTCATCGCTTGCCCAAGAGATGCTCTGCAACAAAGTGAGAAAGACGGTCATATCATCGTCGATGAAGACAAGTGCAATGGATGTGGTTGGTGCGTTGAAGCGTGCGATTTTGGAGCAATCACAGTAGGCCCTAACAGAATTGCTATCGTCTGCGACCTTTGTGATGACGAGCCGGAATGTATAGAAGTCTGTCCAGTAGAAGCTCTCTCATTGCAGAGCCGTGAAACTGCAGCACGGAAGTCTCGAATAAATTCAACAGTCTCCCGAATTTTGGCAGCTGAAGCCTCAGAGGTCGACAAATAG
The DNA window shown above is from Candidatus Lokiarchaeota archaeon and carries:
- a CDS encoding ornithine cyclodeaminase family protein, whose translation is YVEDMGVACKVVCDYPKNKERGKPTIMGTILLADSQTGELKAIMDGTSLTALRTGALGAVAAKYLAREDAETVGVIGCGVQGRKQLDGLAKVRDLTAVKVFDLNSDVMSQFIEDMSYLEAEIVESDATEAQVADIVVAATPSKTPVINGEIVNPGTHVTSIGAHTPDAREVDDDFIDVSKIVIDSPDAKKSGDIKAYHGELIEIKEVLTGTKVRTSREDITFFKSVGTALQDIAVASLAYEKALEKERGMKTAI
- a CDS encoding PIN domain-containing protein, which encodes MTKSVYLDTSALVKRFLEEEGTQIVDSLFDRCYDEELRLVLSQFNLGEAAVVFNKYENRDIIPHAEESFQVLYNELRLLSKLGSARIVPLLGKTINDSIPLIFKYDLYIADAIQIKTCVQQECSCFATFDRKLQNVAEAEGLNLLE
- a CDS encoding hydrogenase iron-sulfur subunit, encoding MTDTQTEQNQVTSVVEKPRIGVFICHCGSNIAGTLDIDALEEYAKTLDSVVYVKQNRYACADPGQKEIREGIRDHKLDKMVVAACSPRMHEPTFRVTVSEAGMNAFNFIMANIREHCSWCHEETEASLQKAKEIIKMAVVKAALTVPLQKFEVPVTDKAMVIGGGVSGIHAALDLANMGYKTYLVERDESIGGHMAQLDKTFPTLDCSICIEGPKMVEAGRHSNIEIISFADIIEVDGYVGNFKVKIRKNPRYVIQDNCTGCGECSEVCPIEYPNAWEQNLGTRKAISVPFPQAVPLVYTINRDHCIECYKCVDACGERQAIDLEQQAEEIEVEVGTITVATGYHSMYEPVRGGESEAAQEGYYGYGKFENVLTALEIERLICAGGPTGGEVIRRSDGKHPRRVGFIQCVGSRDVNKYEYCSNVCCMYTLKNSILIKEHEPDTEIFIWYIDIRTSGKGYEEFYTRGRDAGFTFIKGRPYEVIEDPETKNLIVRSEDILLGREVQVEVDLLVLATAGEPSFGTADLGAKLHITRSADGFFMEAHPKLKPLDTPVDGITLSGACQGLKDIPYSVSAGSGAASRAATILSKDTVEIEPIVAVVNPERCKNLEHDCGICVDKCPYFAITAEDGKAAVINVANCHGCGTCVASCLHDAIDQMHFTDSMIFSQIRAALEDKPEEKILVFACNWCCYGGSDLAGTSRFTYPPNSRIIRVMCSGRVDTDFVAEAFRLGAGAVMVGACHRPTDCHYISGNIIAYERFQRYQRVLEGAGISTERFLWKEISAAEGLIFARTMKELNQSLEEIGIDRIKEENEKARNRISAPLQRKGLIPIIDKSEQEE
- a CDS encoding 4Fe-4S dicluster domain-containing protein; this translates as MPLRLEKTETHNALVIERGLYTKSFLLIVDREKCRGCGVCESICHRSAISLVDREKTIVNGEEVAQTSILNIDEHLCDHCGICEAMCPFGAIEHTINGEPIVCVHETESFPHYVRDIRVNKERIPPYLERTEELCPLNLISVEDGKLVIDEKSCPCCRICEDRTEGAILVSPIFLGSISINQEKCPEGCKSCLDVCPVEALELDGDGNVYPLEKYCVYCEACVQVCPKPEEALIVTRTSVRHSPVKSGAWNKALEKLATSDAFDRELRTKRTSKVANAMKRRNIGEESDQN
- a CDS encoding aldehyde ferredoxin oxidoreductase, with protein sequence MDSLKGYANNILYINLRTGKTKTEPLGEEMARKFLGGAGFGIKMITDYQRPTTDAFDSENPIVFSCGTFCGMMVPGSASKWGVAAKSPQSQGLGESYSTGFFGAELRRAGYDIVMVTGKAERPSYLYLEDDSVQILDASHLWGKHNWDTEDAIKSDLGDPGVRVASIGPAGENLVRFSAIINDRLRAAGRTGMGAVMGSKNLKAVAVRGFNDVEVADIDGFKELALEIYEKSRGPATEKYRGLGTAANVLTLNKQAAIPTRNWQDAVFEKADKISGEALNEMYVEKIQGCDSCGMRCEHVGVVREGPFKGAIGRVEYEPTYAFGSCTGVDRPDAIIRAVQLSDLYGTDALSTGVVVAFAMEAYEKGIITKKDTGGIELEFGNAEGMCDMIKKIALREDIGDLLAEGVERAAAKLGKGSEKFAMHIKGVEMTGYDVRGLKTCALGYAVSRRGADHQRHGAYGPDLKGTVDRFKAEKGRGELVMDGEDLYSVIDSLIICKFSRGIWDYDSYAKMYTLATGIPMTAEEMRRCGERISNLAKIYNLREGIGREKDTLPIRCMTDPIKSGIAKGSLVTQEELDLLLDDYYETRGWSKEGIPSETKLKELGLENYTEHLKGLRGTDTKKKTTKKD
- a CDS encoding 4Fe-4S dicluster domain-containing protein, which gives rise to MAKVNKFVSCDPDLCTGCTVCEYACSLEKDGVFNPIRSRIRAVRVYPSGNLAIACRMCEDAPCVIACPRDALQQSEKDGHIIVDEDKCNGCGWCVEACDFGAITVGPNRIAIVCDLCDDEPECIEVCPVEALSLQSRETAARKSRINSTVSRILAAEASEVDK